DNA from Prosthecobacter fusiformis:
TGTTGAGGGCAACCGATTGATTTTCAAAGGGTTAGGCATGGGGATTGGGTTCCCCATGAACTCCCCACGGGGACCTGGATGGGGAAGGATGAGCCAGGGATGATTTTCTGATGCTCCCGGCTTTTTGTCGTGTGAAGGAGCGAGCGTGCTGGCTGAAACTGCCCGGCGGGCGAGACTGAATGGGGGAGGCGGCAAGGACACGGGACGGGATAAAAAGCCTGAAATAACTTAACGGCAGCCAGTGCCAATGGCGACACCGCAAAGATGTTAATATCCATGAAGGATGAAAAGTGTGCAAGCGGCTGAAACCCGAGTTTGGAGGCCGATTTTTGACAATGGTGTGACGCTGGAAGAGGGCTATGCTAGCGAACGGGGGCTTCCGGCGTCCCGCTGGGACGCGACGCACTGTGGTGATTTGCCGCTTCTCGTCCGGTGGTTCCCGGTCGCTCCGCGACCTTCACCACCGGCTTCATTCCGTGCTCCCTCGGGGAGCGGGGCTAGCGAATTGAAGAAGGGCGCGGCCCTGGTGACCATCAGGATTCGAAGCGATGGCCGGCGGGGTAGGAGCCGAGGCTGCGGATGGAGGCTCCGTCGTTGAGGGTCTCGGCGAGGGCGCTCTGGACGTGGGGATCGGCGGGGGAGCCTTCGATTTCGATGTAAAAGCGGTATTTGTTAGGCTGGCCGCGGATGGGGCGGGACTCCAGGCGCTTCATGTTGATGGCACTATCGCTCAGCGGGGTGAGGAAGCGGCAGAGGCTGCCAGGGCGGTCGGGAAGCTCGACGACGAGAGCGGTTCGGTTGTTGGAGGTGCTGGCCGGATTGGCTGCGTGGCCTAACAAGAAGAACTGGGTAATGTTGGGGACCTCTCCAGCAATGGGGAAATGCAGGATGTCCAGGGAGTGACGCTGGGCGTTTTGACGAGGGCCAATGGCGGCCGCGCCTTCCTGGGTGGCGGCTTTTTCTGCGGCCTTGGCGGTGCTGGCTTCGACGATGCGCTTGGCGTCGGGATAGTTGGCTTTCAACCATTCATCGGAATGGAAGAAGGGCATGGCATGGGAGTGGATGGTTTTGATTTCCGCACAGTGCCGACCAAGGAGGGCGAGCTTTACATCCAGGGTGAGTTCTTCCAGGATGTGGAGGCCGCAGCGCTCGTCCACTAAACGGTCCACGGTATCGATGATGAAGCCACCGGAGGAGTTTTCGATGGGGACGATGCCGAGAGCCTGGGGGTGGGTGCGGATGAAATCAAAGACCTCAGAAATGCCAGCCAGGAGCTGTATCTGGGCATCTGGAAAACGCATCTGGGTGAGCAGGTGCGAAAAGCTGCCTTCAGGGCCAAGGCAGGCGAGGGTTTGGGGGTGTGATGCGTCTGTCATCCGTGCGGCCCATGCTCTACCGCAGGGAGGGGGAGGTCAAGGGGGCAACGGGGGGAATGATGGGGCAAACTGGGAGTTCAGTGCTCAGTGCTCAGTGCTCAGTGCTCAGTGCTCAGTGCTCAGTGCTCAGTGCTCAGTGCTCAGTGCTCAGTTTTGGGGGCGGCTTATGGGGCGTATGGGACCTATAAGGGGAAGATGGCTTTCTGGTGTGCGTTTCTGAAGGCGGGTGGCCAGGCTTTAAGCGCCGAGGCTGAGGTATTCGCGGACGGTGTGGTTCATGGCGCGGCGGGCAGGGGGGTAGGCCTGTGCGACGTGGGAGAGGGTGTCATCGAGGGCGAATTCTTCGGCCAGGGCGTGTTTGCCTGC
Protein-coding regions in this window:
- a CDS encoding prephenate dehydratase produces the protein MTDASHPQTLACLGPEGSFSHLLTQMRFPDAQIQLLAGISEVFDFIRTHPQALGIVPIENSSGGFIIDTVDRLVDERCGLHILEELTLDVKLALLGRHCAEIKTIHSHAMPFFHSDEWLKANYPDAKRIVEASTAKAAEKAATQEGAAAIGPRQNAQRHSLDILHFPIAGEVPNITQFFLLGHAANPASTSNNRTALVVELPDRPGSLCRFLTPLSDSAINMKRLESRPIRGQPNKYRFYIEIEGSPADPHVQSALAETLNDGASIRSLGSYPAGHRFES